A genomic region of Brienomyrus brachyistius isolate T26 chromosome 6, BBRACH_0.4, whole genome shotgun sequence contains the following coding sequences:
- the spns3 gene encoding protein spinster homolog 3, producing MEMDLTGPSGASKRLSLRDGGGATVPYGSLENEVPPPPVAGVSTPKRSYIMVVVLCYVNLLNYMDRYTIAGILDSIQKYFNINDSSAGLLQTVFICSFLVLAPVFGYLGDRYDRKLIISVGQALWILTSLGSSFITEKYFWVLLLTRAFVGIGEASYCTIAPTIIGDLFIGAERTLMISLFYIFIPVGCGLGYIIGHSIATATGDWHWALRLNPILGLLGLILILVFLSNPARGAAEAPTTKMTHTSYGEDVKYLLKNRSFVLSSLGVTAMTFVTGALAFWTPIFLQRAREAMHGGQPCAEPSCVSSDSYVFGAITVVTGILGVLIGSIASRKLKGRVPHVDPLICAVGLLSSSPCFFLAIVLAYISIPAAYVFIAIGETLLSLSWPILADILLYVVVPTRRATAEALQITVCHLFGDAGSPYLLGLLSDWIKMYQPDSFTWRFRSLEYSFMLCPFVGVLGGLFFLLTSLHVTKDRKAAELLVTGRTPPPPNLQPGAPS from the exons ATGGAGATGGATCTCACGGGCCCTTCAGGGGCCTCCAAGAGGTTGAGCCTGCGTGACGGCGGAGGCGCCACAGTGCCCTATGGGTCCCTGGAGAATGAAGTCCCGCCTCCACCGGTGGCAGGCGTCAGCACACCGAAACGCTCCTACATCATGGTGGTGGTGCTCTGCTATGTCAACCTGCTCAACTACATGGACCGCTACACCATTGCTG GCATCCTTGACAGCATCCAGAAGTATTTCAACATCAACGATAGCTCTGCTGGACTTCTGCAGACAG TTTTTATCTGCAGCTTCCTGGTGTTGGCACCTGTGTTCGGCTATCTTGGCGACCGTTACGACAGGAAGCTGATCATCAGTGTGGGCCAGGCACTGTGGATTCTCACCAGCCTGGGAAGCTCCTTCATTACAGAGAAG TACTTCTGGGTGCTGCTCCTCACGCGAGCTTTCGTTGGCATCGGGGAAGCCAGTTACTGCACCATCGCTCCCACCATCATTGGGGACCTCTTCATCGGAGCTGAACGCACCCTCatgatttctcttttctacatcTTCATTCCCGTGGGATG CGGTCTGGGATATATAATCGGTCATTCTATTGCCACTGCCACAGGGGACTGGCACTGGGCACTACGG TTGAATCCCATTCTAGGCCTGTTAGGCCTCATCCTGATCCTGGTGTTCCTCTCGAACCCGGCCCGGGGAGCTGCGGAAGCCCCGACCACGAAGATGACGCACACGTCCTATGGGGAGGACGTCAAATACCTCTTAAAGAA tcgcagctttGTCCTCTCCTCGCTGGGGGTGACGGCCATGACCTTCGTGACCGGGGCCCTGGCCTTCTGGACTCCCATCTTTCTGCAGAGGGCACGGGAGGCAATGCATGGCGGCCAGCCCTGTGCGGAGCCCAGCTGTGTCTCCTCAGACAG CTACGTGTTTGGCGCCATCACCGTGGTAACGGGCATCCTGGGGGTGCTCATCGGATCCATCGCCTCCCGGAAGCTGAAAGGCCGTGTGCCGCACGTGGACCCGTTGATCTGCGCTGTGGGCTTGCTCAGCTCCTCGCCCTGCTTCTTCCTCGCCATCGTGCTGGCCTACATCAGCATCCCGGCTGCTTAT GTGTTCATCGCCATTGGGGAGACCTTACTTTCCCTGAGCTGGCCGATTCTGGCTGACATCCTGCTG TACGTGGTGGTGCCTACGCGAAGGGCCACAGCAGAAGCCTTGCAGATCACGGTCTGCCACCTCTTCGGCGATGCAGGAAGTCCTTACCTCCTGGGACTT CTGTCTGACTGGATAAAGATGTATCAGCCTGACTCGTTCACCTGGCGGTTCCGCAGCCTGGAGTACAGCTTCATGCTCTGTCCCTTTGTGGGTGTCTTGGGCGGCCTCTTCTTCCTGCTCACCTCTCTGCATGTCACCAAGGACCGGAAGGCTGCAGAGCTGCTGGTCACAG GACGGACTCCTCCTCCCCCTAACCTTCAGCCTGGAGCACCCAGCTGA